In Methanothrix sp., a genomic segment contains:
- a CDS encoding thermonuclease family protein, with product MRSIMLSIMILVILGGLNPGAQAVPDEAVGRVVSVISADSLGIEMQISDPRTRGVDSIRLADILAPSTVTAEGKAAQKAAELLLKNQTVYIDIDDSSNEGRNEWGQLVCVIYLMDSRYRPIWPPVNRRLVDEGHAYLAEDNSNEFDSSAWWKDPIPQGSVGNMLRYKEIMSGAREAAGGQDSANKSSVLEMSSAGRVSIGYRT from the coding sequence ATGAGATCGATAATGCTTTCGATCATGATACTGGTGATCTTAGGGGGGCTCAATCCCGGTGCACAGGCCGTTCCCGATGAGGCAGTGGGGCGAGTAGTGAGCGTGATCAGCGCTGACTCGTTGGGAATTGAGATGCAGATCAGTGATCCCAGGACTAGAGGCGTGGACAGCATCAGGCTGGCAGACATCCTCGCCCCCTCAACAGTGACTGCGGAGGGAAAGGCAGCCCAAAAGGCTGCTGAGTTGTTGCTGAAGAACCAGACCGTTTATATCGATATCGATGACAGCAGCAACGAGGGGCGCAATGAATGGGGCCAGTTGGTCTGCGTCATCTACCTCATGGATTCCCGGTACCGCCCAATATGGCCACCGGTGAACAGGAGACTGGTGGATGAAGGTCATGCCTATCTTGCTGAAGATAACAGCAATGAGTTCGACTCCTCTGCCTGGTGGAAGGATCCCATCCCCCAGGGCTCAGTTGGGAATATGTTGAGATACAAAGAGATTATGAGTGGGGCCCGGGAGGCAGCCGGAGGCCAGGACAGCGCGAATAAAAGCAGCGTTCTGGAGATGAGCAGCGCCGGGCGGGTCAGCATAGGATACAGGACCTGA
- a CDS encoding zinc ribbon domain-containing protein, whose translation MPQNKAQNSDRRLIKADPKDAIQRCSACGGIEEKDLSARSHERPYCGLFCDRDYNASMNLLTAGMEQPAVLIGPKLLSHLSVMQVSGMKWKAAPFRTW comes from the coding sequence ATGCCTCAGAACAAGGCTCAAAATTCTGATCGAAGATTGATAAAAGCAGATCCAAAAGATGCCATTCAAAGGTGCTCTGCTTGTGGAGGCATCGAAGAAAAAGATCTATCGGCACGATCACATGAGCGCCCTTATTGCGGACTCTTCTGTGATCGAGACTATAATGCCTCCATGAACTTGCTCACTGCAGGGATGGAGCAGCCCGCAGTGCTCATAGGACCAAAACTGCTAAGTCACTTATCGGTGATGCAGGTCTCGGGGATGAAGTGGAAAGCCGCGCCCTTCAGGACGTGGTAG
- a CDS encoding DEAD/DEAH box helicase — protein MSAFDRLHHRIKEILQEQDILEPTPPQEKAIPAILAGENVLLIAPTGTGKTEAASLPIFHQILSNEEGSITAPQTQNASRDGRKERKASIEADSRIKGTKAVYITPLRALNRDMLRRFDDWGERLGISVAVRHGDTSQSDRRKQSLRPPELLITTPETLQVMLTGKRLRQNLSTVKTVVVDEVHELASSKRGSQLSVLLERLGELAGDFQRIGLSATVGSPEAVARLLVGTSRSYKIISADVERASDYQVVSPQPRGGDFSLASTLECEPRLAAQIRWIRDMVRDKKCLIFVNTRQAAEVLGSRFRQLGEPIGVHHGSLSMEARVEAEEAFKDGKLEGLICTSSMELGIDIGDVDHVIQYSSPREVSRLLQRVGRAGHKIGLVSSGSIIATCADDVAEACAIARRAAAQELEEIKIHERPADVLANQIVGLEIDSGDISQEKVHQIVARAYPFRKLRAEELEGVVSQMEEHRLVRRDGSILQRTRKAREYYFENLSMIPDEKRYNVYDIVGRRSVGTLDEAFVVGFAQPGATFVTKGEIWEITEIADEEIKVVPIQRSGEIPSWSGEEIPVPFEVACEVGRIRREISEILESGRGGADAEEGLQSCYPVDREAAGELVDLIMRQREKHHPVPDESLVVVESGGDGAVINCCFGHKTNDTLGRIITSILSARFGSSVELQIDPYRIELTVPKAMLAEEIEKLIEDLEPEYVEPILEMTLKNTTLLRWKMVHVARKFGALSRDVDYQRVSMARLLTVFEGTPMYREALREIYHDRLDIERTRMVLKRIREGTIAIATSSLSPIGTSGRGGGRDVTSPENADAAVIKLLKNRIMSDRVLLFCVNCKKWKSMRQVERVPDRPECPLCGSRMVAALKPWEEEEIKVVRKLEKKTSEEKRRTKRVFRNANLVLSYGKTAAIALASRGLGPETAARVVGKLQKDEIEFYRDILKAEKEYARTKRFWG, from the coding sequence GTGAGCGCATTCGATCGGCTTCATCATCGGATAAAGGAGATATTGCAGGAGCAGGATATCCTTGAGCCAACGCCCCCCCAGGAGAAGGCAATACCAGCCATTCTAGCAGGAGAGAATGTTCTTCTCATCGCTCCCACCGGCACAGGCAAGACAGAGGCAGCAAGCCTGCCCATCTTTCACCAGATCCTCTCCAATGAGGAGGGGAGCATCACTGCTCCCCAAACCCAAAATGCTTCAAGAGACGGCCGGAAGGAGAGAAAAGCAAGCATAGAGGCGGATTCCAGGATAAAAGGAACCAAAGCAGTCTATATCACCCCTCTGCGCGCCCTTAACAGGGATATGCTTCGCCGCTTTGATGACTGGGGGGAGAGGCTTGGGATCTCAGTTGCTGTTCGCCATGGCGATACCAGCCAGAGCGACAGGAGGAAGCAATCACTGAGGCCGCCAGAGCTCTTGATCACCACCCCTGAGACTCTGCAGGTCATGCTCACCGGAAAGAGGCTGCGCCAGAACCTTTCCACTGTCAAAACGGTAGTTGTAGACGAGGTCCATGAGCTGGCCTCCTCAAAACGCGGCTCTCAGCTCTCCGTCCTCCTGGAAAGGCTGGGGGAGCTGGCGGGAGATTTTCAGCGCATAGGTCTCTCTGCTACTGTCGGATCCCCGGAGGCTGTGGCCCGCCTTCTCGTGGGAACCAGCAGGAGCTATAAGATCATCTCTGCCGATGTGGAACGGGCAAGCGACTATCAGGTGGTCAGCCCCCAGCCCAGGGGAGGGGATTTCTCCCTGGCCAGCACCCTGGAGTGTGAGCCCCGTCTGGCGGCTCAGATCCGCTGGATCAGGGATATGGTAAGGGATAAGAAATGCCTCATCTTCGTCAACACCAGACAGGCGGCTGAGGTCTTAGGCTCGAGGTTCAGACAGCTTGGAGAGCCCATTGGCGTTCATCATGGCAGCCTTTCAATGGAAGCCAGGGTGGAGGCTGAGGAGGCCTTCAAGGACGGGAAGCTGGAAGGGCTCATCTGCACCTCCTCTATGGAGCTTGGAATCGATATTGGGGACGTGGATCATGTCATCCAGTACAGCTCTCCCCGGGAGGTATCCCGGCTGCTGCAGAGGGTGGGCCGGGCCGGTCATAAGATAGGCCTTGTCTCCTCAGGAAGCATAATCGCCACCTGTGCCGATGATGTGGCTGAGGCCTGTGCCATCGCCAGAAGGGCGGCCGCCCAAGAGCTGGAGGAGATAAAGATCCATGAGAGGCCGGCTGACGTTCTGGCCAATCAAATTGTGGGGCTGGAGATCGATTCTGGCGACATAAGCCAGGAGAAGGTCCATCAGATAGTCGCCAGAGCCTATCCCTTCCGGAAGCTGAGAGCAGAGGAGCTGGAGGGGGTGGTCTCCCAGATGGAGGAGCACAGACTGGTCAGGCGTGACGGCAGCATCCTGCAGAGGACGCGCAAGGCACGGGAGTACTATTTCGAGAACCTCTCTATGATCCCGGATGAGAAGAGGTATAATGTCTACGATATAGTGGGGCGCAGATCAGTGGGCACTCTGGACGAGGCCTTTGTGGTCGGTTTCGCTCAGCCGGGGGCCACTTTCGTTACCAAGGGAGAGATCTGGGAGATAACCGAGATCGCCGATGAGGAGATCAAGGTGGTCCCCATTCAGCGCAGCGGAGAGATCCCCAGCTGGTCAGGGGAGGAGATCCCCGTCCCCTTTGAGGTGGCCTGTGAGGTGGGACGGATCAGAAGAGAGATCAGTGAGATCCTGGAGTCGGGCAGGGGAGGAGCAGATGCAGAGGAGGGGCTGCAGAGCTGCTATCCAGTGGACAGAGAGGCGGCAGGAGAGCTTGTCGATCTCATAATGAGGCAGAGGGAGAAGCATCATCCTGTCCCAGATGAGTCACTGGTGGTGGTGGAGAGTGGAGGGGATGGAGCGGTCATCAACTGCTGCTTCGGTCACAAGACGAATGATACTCTGGGCAGAATTATCACCTCAATCCTGTCCGCCCGGTTTGGGAGCAGTGTGGAGCTGCAGATCGATCCCTACAGAATAGAGCTGACTGTTCCCAAAGCGATGCTGGCGGAGGAGATCGAGAAGCTGATAGAGGATCTTGAACCAGAGTATGTGGAGCCCATCTTGGAGATGACCCTCAAGAATACCACCCTCCTTCGCTGGAAGATGGTCCATGTGGCCCGCAAGTTCGGAGCACTATCCAGGGATGTGGACTATCAGAGGGTGAGCATGGCCAGGTTGCTGACAGTGTTTGAGGGCACTCCCATGTATCGAGAGGCATTGCGGGAGATCTATCACGATCGCCTGGATATTGAGCGGACCAGGATGGTTCTGAAGAGAATCCGGGAGGGCACAATCGCCATCGCCACCAGCAGCCTCTCGCCCATAGGCACCAGCGGCCGGGGGGGTGGAAGGGATGTCACCTCGCCGGAGAATGCAGATGCAGCAGTGATCAAGCTCCTCAAGAACAGGATTATGAGCGACCGGGTGTTGCTATTTTGCGTGAACTGCAAGAAGTGGAAGTCCATGCGCCAGGTGGAGAGGGTGCCTGACCGGCCGGAGTGCCCTCTCTGCGGCTCCAGGATGGTGGCTGCCCTCAAGCCCTGGGAGGAGGAGGAGATCAAAGTGGTCCGAAAGCTGGAAAAGAAGACCTCAGAGGAGAAGCGCAGGACCAAGAGGGTCTTTCGCAATGCAAACCTGGTCTTGAGCTATGGAAAGACTGCTGCCATTGCCCTGGCCAGCCGTGGTCTGGGGCCTGAGACGGCGGCAAGGGTGGTGGGAAAGCTGCAGAAAGATGAGATCGAGTTCTACAGGGATATTCTCAAAGCGGAGAAGGAGTATGCTCGGACAAAGAGGTTCTGGGGGTGA
- a CDS encoding metal-dependent hydrolase, translating to MDLFSHALLPYLLGRFLRLRREHLAALVLGGVAPDLDALIVWINQIYPTSHLLVHRGFTHTFFFGFFLVAILLFLASRDPVKARTRGLITEELQFSPLTLAYAYAGLISHLFLDFLTSGGVPLFYPLTAARYSAEIFSPIEVAIMIAALLFMAKLFRDRPEMKIDKKVSAAFLIILLLVSGIRLEGKEAANGFHDESFEVYPDSNLFQWTILKNDSDNNRFLISKFNLFAGLLPDNRSYPQQNIIPHKKGFESALDSAESLPQVKLFRWKSRAVAINASKSEGHWIIEYYDPVIMAQYGSWGPLNAAARGFGSIRVRADENGAEVI from the coding sequence ATGGACCTCTTCTCTCATGCATTGCTTCCCTATCTCCTGGGGCGCTTCCTGAGGCTCCGAAGGGAGCATCTGGCCGCCCTGGTACTGGGGGGAGTTGCACCCGATCTGGATGCCCTGATAGTCTGGATCAACCAGATCTATCCCACCTCCCATCTCCTGGTGCACCGGGGCTTCACCCATACCTTCTTCTTCGGCTTCTTCTTGGTAGCCATCCTGCTCTTTCTGGCCTCTCGTGATCCGGTCAAAGCCAGGACCAGGGGGCTGATCACAGAAGAGCTGCAGTTCTCGCCCTTGACCCTAGCCTATGCTTATGCTGGTCTCATCAGCCATCTCTTCCTGGACTTTCTCACCTCGGGAGGGGTTCCCCTCTTCTATCCACTGACTGCTGCCAGGTACTCAGCAGAGATCTTCAGCCCGATAGAGGTGGCAATAATGATCGCCGCCCTTCTGTTCATGGCAAAGCTCTTCCGTGACCGGCCAGAGATGAAGATCGATAAAAAGGTGTCCGCTGCCTTTCTCATAATTCTATTGCTCGTAAGCGGAATAAGACTGGAGGGCAAAGAGGCGGCCAATGGCTTTCATGATGAGAGCTTCGAGGTCTATCCGGACTCAAATCTCTTCCAGTGGACCATCCTGAAAAACGACAGTGATAACAACCGGTTCCTTATCTCCAAGTTCAACCTCTTCGCCGGACTGCTGCCGGATAACAGATCTTATCCTCAGCAGAACATCATCCCCCATAAGAAGGGATTCGAGAGCGCCCTCGATAGTGCTGAGAGCCTCCCCCAGGTCAAGCTCTTCCGGTGGAAATCCAGGGCAGTAGCCATCAATGCCTCGAAGAGTGAAGGGCATTGGATTATTGAGTACTACGATCCCGTGATCATGGCTCAGTATGGCAGCTGGGGCCCGCTGAATGCCGCCGCCAGAGGCTTTGGATCCATCCGGGTCAGGGCAGATGAGAATGGGGCAGAGGTCATCTGA
- a CDS encoding phenylacetate--CoA ligase family protein, whose amino-acid sequence MNYWQPKLELMKRDELEELQLRRLKSIAEKVYRHVPFYHNRFKEAGVDPEDIKSLSDITKLPTTRKQNLRENYPFGLFAVPLDEVVRVHASSGTTGKPTVVGYTAKDIENWSDLMARDFVMVGVRKGDIFQNAVNYGFFTGGLGVHYGIERMGAMAVPSGVGNTERQLEIMMDFGVTVLHCTPSYALYLAETVKANGIADKLKLRIGCFGAEPWSDEARRDLEEALNIKAYDSYGLSEMTGPGVAFECQEQNGLHIWEDHFLVEILDENDQPCAPGEPGELVITSLTKEAMPLIRYHTGDVTYLMDERCSCGRTSRKLHRFLGRADDMLIVRGINVFPSQIEDVLMSIPEIGNYFQVVVDRKKHGLDEISIQVELKDEAFTGELADLARIQRITEDKLKSVLNVRSKIELVEKGSIPRTAGKSRKVVDLRDVYAKDERSMKRG is encoded by the coding sequence ATGAATTACTGGCAACCTAAATTGGAGCTAATGAAAAGAGATGAGCTGGAAGAGCTGCAACTCCGAAGACTCAAGAGCATCGCTGAGAAGGTCTACAGGCATGTTCCTTTTTATCACAACAGATTCAAAGAGGCTGGAGTGGACCCAGAGGACATAAAGAGCCTCAGCGATATAACAAAACTCCCCACCACTCGCAAGCAGAACCTCAGGGAGAACTATCCCTTTGGCCTCTTCGCCGTCCCCCTGGATGAGGTCGTACGGGTGCATGCCTCCTCTGGCACGACAGGAAAGCCCACTGTGGTTGGCTATACCGCTAAGGATATCGAAAACTGGTCGGACCTCATGGCCAGGGACTTTGTGATGGTCGGGGTCAGAAAGGGTGACATATTTCAGAATGCCGTAAACTACGGATTTTTCACCGGCGGGCTTGGAGTTCACTATGGCATCGAGCGCATGGGTGCCATGGCCGTCCCCTCTGGAGTGGGAAATACTGAACGGCAGTTGGAGATCATGATGGACTTTGGGGTGACAGTTCTGCACTGCACCCCTTCCTATGCCCTCTACCTGGCAGAGACCGTCAAGGCCAATGGGATAGCGGATAAGCTCAAGCTGAGGATCGGCTGCTTTGGAGCTGAACCATGGTCAGATGAGGCAAGACGGGATCTGGAGGAGGCCCTGAACATCAAGGCCTATGACTCCTACGGCCTCTCTGAGATGACCGGGCCTGGGGTGGCATTCGAGTGCCAGGAGCAGAACGGCCTGCATATCTGGGAGGATCATTTCTTGGTTGAGATCCTGGATGAGAATGATCAGCCCTGCGCCCCTGGAGAGCCCGGAGAGCTGGTGATAACCTCGCTGACCAAGGAGGCCATGCCCCTGATAAGGTACCATACAGGCGACGTTACCTATCTCATGGATGAGAGGTGCTCTTGCGGGCGCACCAGCAGAAAGCTGCATCGATTCCTGGGCAGGGCAGATGATATGCTGATCGTGCGGGGAATCAACGTCTTCCCCAGCCAGATAGAGGATGTGCTGATGAGCATTCCAGAGATCGGCAACTACTTCCAGGTGGTCGTGGACAGAAAGAAGCACGGTCTGGATGAGATCAGCATTCAGGTGGAATTGAAGGATGAGGCCTTCACCGGCGAGCTGGCTGACCTTGCCCGGATCCAGAGGATCACCGAGGATAAGCTGAAATCGGTCTTGAATGTGCGCAGCAAGATAGAGCTGGTGGAGAAGGGGTCAATCCCCAGAACAGCAGGGAAATCGAGGAAGGTTGTAGACCTGAGAGATGTCTATGCCAAGGATGAGAGATCGATGAAGAGGGGATGA
- a CDS encoding DNRLRE domain-containing protein: MSRRGIILMLLAMALAGSGQCTAIEIAASQDVYVSLGTGNETVHRQSDTLLCAITVPDANNTTLNSYPGVPVIQFNLSGINITGDDVAILVLKAASVRQMDRSSIVALVAIGSDWDEQSDLTTFLVNILPARNLIAKNDLTLISTNSDGDSIYAFDVSQKLIQAKGKGDKVSFLLEAIGNNTTEIDFLSRESGQGPYLIILPYPGQPLSEQADHVVQADHAAQADRVDPILASEAAAKPSV, translated from the coding sequence ATGAGCAGAAGGGGGATAATTCTAATGCTGCTGGCGATGGCCCTCGCCGGCAGCGGGCAATGTACAGCAATCGAGATTGCAGCCTCCCAGGATGTCTATGTCAGCCTGGGAACAGGAAATGAGACAGTACACCGCCAGAGCGATACTCTGCTCTGTGCCATCACTGTGCCGGATGCAAACAATACCACACTGAACAGCTATCCAGGGGTCCCAGTGATTCAATTCAACCTCTCAGGGATAAACATCACCGGTGATGATGTGGCCATTTTAGTGCTCAAAGCAGCCTCGGTTCGCCAGATGGATCGATCGAGCATCGTGGCTTTGGTGGCCATCGGCTCAGACTGGGATGAGCAGTCGGACCTCACCACCTTTCTGGTGAACATCCTGCCTGCCAGGAATCTGATAGCGAAAAACGATCTCACTCTAATCAGCACCAATAGCGATGGCGATAGCATCTACGCTTTTGACGTCTCTCAAAAGCTCATCCAGGCCAAGGGAAAAGGGGATAAGGTATCTTTCCTGCTGGAGGCCATCGGCAATAACACAACAGAGATCGACTTCCTCTCCCGGGAGAGCGGCCAGGGGCCCTATCTGATCATCCTGCCCTATCCCGGACAGCCCCTCTCCGAGCAGGCCGATCATGTAGTGCAGGCCGATCATGCAGCACAGGCCGATCGGGTGGATCCAATCCTGGCCTCTGAGGCGGCTGCAAAGCCTTCCGTTTAG